CTCCAATATGACTGTTATTTTGAATATATATTCGATTACAAATCTAATTTTCACCATGTCGCCTAACGACCAAGGGTTATCGACGTTTTGCGAGTGCGAAGCGCTTGGCACGAAGCTTGCCACGCAAGATGAGTGACAAAGCAAAATGTGGCGTAGCCCAAGCGAAGGTTGCGAAGCAATCCTGAAGCGCAGCGATAAGCCGACAGTTATACGCCGTTGGTAAGTTTTTATAAAATATTGAAGAATAAATTATTTTTTAGATCCAACCCTTCTAACATCCTTTATTAGATCATCTATTTTATTTAAGATAAGCGAAATGGAATCAGAAGCAACTGCGCCAGGAATTAAGCTTGGGAATTTTTGTTTATCGTACTTCTGAGTATGATTAAAAACGTTGTCCAGTAAACTTGCTACAGGCATATCTTCATCTGACGAATAAATAAGTGCGATATGAAGACGTATTAGTCCGATTTTAAAATGCTCATATTTATTTATCTCAGTAATATGAAGTCTATACAACGCCATGAGAATACCAACTAATGTAATAAGTAAAAGTACTAACGAAATTATTATGGATCTACTAATACCTCCATCATATATGTTTAGATAATTTTTTGCAGTTTCTGGATTAAGGATTTTAAGCAATTCAAGAGATTCCGCACTAGATTTATAAGTCTTCTCTGCAGTATCAATAAGTTTGAAAATAAACGTCCCAATCGTGACAATGACAACTATGGAAATGAAAACGAAAAAATTGGCTCTTGCTCTATTTCCATTGATTATAGTATCACAAATAGAAATCCCAGTTCCTATGGCATTTTTCCAACTTCCTTCTTCAATTTCTTTTTCTGCTCTACTTTTTTTCATTAACTTTCTCTAAAAATTATTACCAATGGCGTATAACGACCAAGGCTTGACGACGTTTTGCGCGTGCGCAAGCACTTGGCGCGAGGCTTGCCACTGCAAGACGAGTGACAAAGCAAAATGTGGCGTAGCCCAAGCGAGAGTTGCGAAGCAATCTCGAAGCGCAGCGATAAGCCGACAGTTAGGCGAAGCGCTTTTTATTACCCAGTATTTTAATGTTGAATTAAGTCAGAACAAATAACTATAAGGAATTGATATCCCAATAATTAGTCCTTTTTCAAGGAAGTCTTTGGGAACAATTCCGAAATTAAGTTCCATAACTGAATTCAAAATAGCTTTATTAATGTTCTCAGGAATATTAGAACAATGAAGTGCTATATCAATAACTTTTCCCTTCGAGTTCAGTAAGAATGTAAATTTTAACATAATATCGCTTTTAGAAATATTTGAATCGAAGTTACCTTCATTAAATGAATTTTTCAGTTTTGATTTCTTTAGGTCTGTTAACTTCTTTTTCAAGATCTTTAATATTTTCTGTTCATACAAATTTTCTGCAGACTTGACTTTATTATTTTTTATATTCGATTTTCTGACTGATCCGGAACTACACTTTTCGATTTCTTTTGTTTCTACTTGATCACTAAATGAGATAATCGTAAAAAGAAACAATAAAGAAAGAGTATATTTCACAATTTCGCTCACAAAGATTTTATAACTCAAAACTAGTCTAAAAGCGTTTCGCCTAACGACCAAGGGTTGGCGACGTTTCGCCAGTGCGCAAGCACTTGGCGCGAGACTTGCTTTGCAAGACGAGTGACAAAGCGAAATGTGGCGTAGCCTGGAGCGAGGGTGCGAAAGCATCCCGAAGCGCAACGCCAAGCCGACAGTTATACGAAGTGGCTGGTTGCCTAAGCACCTTTACTTTTTAAATGAATAACAGGTTCCGCATCCAATGCTTTAGCAAGGCGGTTAATGAAAGAAAGCGATAAATTTCTATAATTCCCAGACTCGATTCTTGCAATTGCCGGTTGGGATGTCCCAATTCTTTCTGCCAAATCCTTTTGGGTTAAATTTCTTTTCTTGCGAAGTTTAATAATTTCTTTGGCAAGAGTAAATTCATTAGAGAGAGCATCATATTCTTTCTTAAAATCTTTATTCTTCAGTTCTTTATTTAAAAGCGAATCAAAGTCTTTAGTCTTAAGTTTCATGCCCATCTCCTTTATAAGTTTTCATTAATTTGAAAGCTTTAGTTAATTCATCTTTATCAGTCTTTTGATCTTTCTTTACAAAACCAGAAGTTATTATGACAACCCGACCCTTTTCAAAAAAGTAAAATAATCTGCAAATATTAGAACCTTGTTTAACTCTTAGTTCAAACAATCCCGCATAACCTTGAATCTTTTTCGAAAAAGGTTCTCGAAGTTCAGGGCCGAATTCTGCTAACAACTCGATAGTTCTAAATGCTTTTGCCTTTAATTTATTCTCCAGTTTTAGCAAGAAATCTTCGGCAGGTCCCAAAAACTGGACTTTGAACTTCACAACGTCAATATATCATATTTGATATATTTTGTCAACTCTTGTAAAAAGGAAAGTTCCCAGCCATTTCGTATAACGACCAAGGGTTATCGACGTTTTGCGCGTGCGCAAGCACTTGGCGCGAGGCTTGCCACTGCAAGACGAGTGACAAAGCAAAATGTGGCGGAGCCCAAGCAAGAGTCGCGTAAGCGATCTCGAAGCGCAGCGATAAGCCGACAGTTAGGCGTAGTGGCTAAGTAGTAAGCAAACTATCAACTTCCTTTAAAGATTCGTCGATGATCTCAGATAACACTTTTCCTAAATAGTCCGGCTCTTTCGGTTTAAATGCTACTGTATTCTCATTTTCGTAGATTTTCTCGAACATTCTATTTTGAGAGCAATTAATTTTTTCTTCTTTGGAAAGTGTAGTAATGTATTTTAGAAAATATTTCTTAAAAATAGATTCGAATTGCTTAACATTTATATTCATTTTTCCCTTTTTATTTAATTTTTCAATTTTACTGATAACAGGATGATCAACTGAATTATCTTTATAATATTTAGCTTCAATTTTCTCAAAACCAGAATAGTCTCGTACAGTATATGTTAACCAAATAATATACTGATTTATTTCATGCGCAACCGCTTCTGTGACGACAAAAGCAAGTGCTTTCTTAATATCTTTTTCACGCTCATAGAATAATCTTACCTTATCCAAAACTTGAGGGAGCCGAATATTATCCTTTTTGTTATTTAAAATAAGATCACCAAGGACTTTTTCCGCTTCAACGGACTTCCCATTTTCTTGAAGATACATTGGAAGTCTTAACTCTTCCGCTATTAATAGCTGCACAGAGCTGACTTCAGCTAACGAATATGCCTCTTTTAAGAGAGATATTGCTTTATCAAGATTTCCCTCTTTCTTGGCGTTAGTTGCGTCTCTTAATTTTTGATATATTTCTTCCATCTAAGTATCGTTTTTAGCCATTACGCCTAACGACCAAGGCTTGACGACGTTTCGCGAGTGCGACAGCACTTGGCATGAGGCTTGCTCTGCAAGACGAATGACAAAGCGAAATGTGCCGGACGCCAAGCGAGAGTTGCGCAGCAATCTCGAAGCGAAGCGTCAGAGCCGATAGTTAGCCGACGTGCTTGCCCTAACTCGAATAGATTTCTTTCTTATCTAATACTTTAAGTATCTTTTTATCTAATGTCCAAAGTCGAAGTTTTTTACTTCTAACTTCATTAATAAGCACTGAATCAATTAGTCCAATACCTTTATCGATATGCTTGCTTTCAAACGATAGCTTGCCTGCTAACAAAAAGCTACCATCTGAAGTTAAGGTGTTTAGATTTTCCCAATACTCTAAAATAAAAGATACTTCAGTCTTATTTTTACATCCTTGGAGCAATTCACCAAAGACAACTTCATGAACTATTACTTCGGAAGATTCTATTAGTTCTTTCAGTTCACTGAAATAAGGTTCGTTCCCTCTAAAGAATTCTATCCAAACCGAAGTATCTACTAAGATCATCTATTTCGGTTCAAGCCCCTTATATTTTCACCGGAAAAGTCTTCCTGAAACGAAAGTGGGGATTTATGTAGCTTTGCGTTCAGATTCCTTATTTTGGCTTGTTTTAGCCATTCTGAAAGGGCCTTCTGGAGTGAATCAGTTATATTCTTACCACCAGAATACTTCTGAACCTCAGCAATTAAATCATCTGGTAATATCGCGGTCACTTTCATACGATACAATATACGATAAGAATTCGTATTTTCAAGCTTTTAATTTCAGATTCTTCGAATAATCTTTTGAAGCTTCCCCTTCCCTATATTTCTAAAATATTTATTAAACAATAGAATTTGGCAAGCATGTCCGGCTAACTCCAACTATCCGTATGTTCGCCCATGTAGCTGCTTACAGGGCATATCCCGT
Above is a genomic segment from Leptospira selangorensis containing:
- a CDS encoding DUF2191 domain-containing protein: MKVTAILPDDLIAEVQKYSGGKNITDSLQKALSEWLKQAKIRNLNAKLHKSPLSFQEDFSGENIRGLNRNR
- a CDS encoding PIN domain-containing protein → MILVDTSVWIEFFRGNEPYFSELKELIESSEVIVHEVVFGELLQGCKNKTEVSFILEYWENLNTLTSDGSFLLAGKLSFESKHIDKGIGLIDSVLINEVRSKKLRLWTLDKKILKVLDKKEIYSS
- a CDS encoding type II toxin-antitoxin system RelE/ParE family toxin, with amino-acid sequence MKFKVQFLGPAEDFLLKLENKLKAKAFRTIELLAEFGPELREPFSKKIQGYAGLFELRVKQGSNICRLFYFFEKGRVVIITSGFVKKDQKTDKDELTKAFKLMKTYKGDGHET
- a CDS encoding helix-turn-helix domain-containing protein; this encodes MKLKTKDFDSLLNKELKNKDFKKEYDALSNEFTLAKEIIKLRKKRNLTQKDLAERIGTSQPAIARIESGNYRNLSLSFINRLAKALDAEPVIHLKSKGA